DNA from Halogeometricum sp. S1BR25-6:
CGGACTCCGGCGTCGAGGCGTTCGACGCCACGGTCGGCGGGTTCGGCGTCTTCCCCTCCTTGGACTACATCAGCGTCGTCTGGGCCGGCGTCCGCGAGGGGGCCGGCGCGGCGGAGATGACGGCGCTCGCGGAGGCCATCGACCGAGAGACGGCCGCGAGCGGGTTCGGGTCGGAGGACCGCGAGTTCACGCCGCACGTGACGCTCGCCCGGATGGACGACGCGCGCGGCAAGGACCTCGTTCAGCGCGTCGTCCGCGAGGAGGACCCCGACGTGGGAACGTTTCCGGTGCGCGAGGTCCACCTGAAGGAGAGCGTGCTGACCGACGGCGGCCCGCGGTACGAGACGCTCCGGCGCTTCGCGCTCTGACCGCCGAGACGCGCTGTCCCCTTCTCACCGTCTCAGTCCGCGTCGCGCGGCATCCGCGCGTCGCCGTCGCACTCTCGTTCTCGTCGGCCTCCGCGCCCGCGGCCGAGCGCTCGCCGCACGTCCTCGCGCTTGACGAGCAGGAAGCCGACGAAGATGACGGCGAAGCCGGCGACGGTGGTCGCATCGAGCGCCGTCCCCCGAAGTCCCCACCCGGAGACAGCGGCGAAGACGGGGATGACGTACTCGAGGAGGCTCACCTCCACCGGTCCGACGCGGTCGAGCAGCCAGAAGTACATCACGAACCCGCCCGCGCCGGCGACGACGGCGAGGTAGAGGAGGGCGGCGACGGCCTCCGGGGTCCACTCGGCGGCCGCGAACGACTCCCACGGGAGGGCGGCGCTCGTCGCGTGCAGGAGGAGGGCCCCGACGAGCATCATCCACGCCTGCGTCGCGACGAACGGCAGGTCCGAGCGCGAGTCGTGCGTGAGCACCGCGCCGAGGGCGAACGCGACGGCCGAGGCGAGGACGAGGACGACGCCGAGGAGGTCCGACGCGCCGAGGTTCCCCGGGTCGGGGTCGGCGATGACGACCACGCCGACGAACCCGAGGAGGACGCCGGCGGCGCCGACGGGCGAGAGGCGTTCGGCCGCGGCGGTCAGACGGGTGAGCGCCGGCGTGATGACGGGGATGAGTCCGAGGAGC
Protein-coding regions in this window:
- a CDS encoding DMT family transporter; its protein translation is MRHRTSLVFVLLSAVWGTAFVATEVGLDSLPPALFAAVRFDVAALLLFCLARVRGDRLLPASRAEWLPVLAGGALTIGVHHAFLFSGQVYVDGAVAAVLLGLIPVITPALTRLTAAAERLSPVGAAGVLLGFVGVVVIADPDPGNLGASDLLGVVLVLASAVAFALGAVLTHDSRSDLPFVATQAWMMLVGALLLHATSAALPWESFAAAEWTPEAVAALLYLAVVAGAGGFVMYFWLLDRVGPVEVSLLEYVIPVFAAVSGWGLRGTALDATTVAGFAVIFVGFLLVKREDVRRALGRGRGGRRERECDGDARMPRDAD
- the thpR gene encoding RNA 2',3'-cyclic phosphodiesterase; this translates as MRLFLSIDLPDSLTESVASAQQRFAGAEGLRFVAPEQVHVTLKFLGETDEDRLPDVEAAVEDAIADSGVEAFDATVGGFGVFPSLDYISVVWAGVREGAGAAEMTALAEAIDRETAASGFGSEDREFTPHVTLARMDDARGKDLVQRVVREEDPDVGTFPVREVHLKESVLTDGGPRYETLRRFAL